DNA from Malus sylvestris chromosome 11, drMalSylv7.2, whole genome shotgun sequence:
AGGTAAAGGAAATTTTCAAGAATTCACCAGATGTGCTGGGACCCTTGGATGAGAATGATCCTGAAGGCGAAGACCTTGACGAGGAGGCTGATGATGAAGGGGCTGATGACAAGGATGATTTGGAATCAAAGCTTAAGGGCCTTGATATTAAGCAAGGGGAGTAAAATTATTGACTCATGCAGTTTgctgtcttttttttcttcatttgattCGAAACTTGTTCGGATATCAAATTTTCAGATAAGTTAGACTGTTTCTGTATGAGCTAATTTTACAGTTCTGTTGTTGTACACTAGGCTCGTATTTGGACGTTCGAGATTCAAGTAAGATTCAATGTTAAAGATTTCagcattttaattttgtttacttAGATGATGACATCTAGTAAGTTGCTTCCTGATGAAAAAATAAGTACACAGatgcaaaaattgaaaaaccatTATTCCTGATTGATCACACTGCTACTGGAACTTTAAGCGACTCGAGTATCTTGTCATCTAACTCAAATTTGATGGCTTTCTTGTCTCTCCCAATCTTCAAGTACTCTTCAAATCGCTCCTTCAAGTCCTCGGCGAGGTTTGTGGTGGACTTCCATCCCAAAATCTCCTTGGCAGCTCTTGGTTCTGCATAGAAGTGCTGCAAGATATACGAAAAATCGACAATGTCAAGTACAGAGCGACTGCGCGATGCTTTGAAACTCATAAGTGCCCTCTTGTATCAATAACATTTCTTACCATGTTACGGAATGGGAAGGCTTTCTTTGCATCAACTCCAGCAGCTTTTGGATCATAATGGACTATGTTGGCAGGGCGTCCGGCAGCTTGAGCACAAAGTTTTGCCAATCCGTCGAGAGTCACAGCACGCTCGCTTACAATGTTGAAGATGTTACCAGATGCAGCATCCGGGTTCTCAACGGCTAGAGTGAGCATGGAGGACAAGTCTCGAACGTGGGAGATGTTGGTAAGTTGCATTCCGGAACCAGGGATTGGAACTGGTCTGTCCCTCACAATTCCTGCACGCAGGATTATCAGAAAACAGCATTGTAGTTTTGTGATGCATGAATGAAACATCAGAGAAGTAATGAAACATCAGAGAAGTGCTTATTCGTGTTATCTACTTACGGTCGAAGAACCACTCCTCACAATCTTTGTTGTTGCCGGAGCCTAACATGTACTGGGGACGGAAAATTGCCCAGCTACCAAATATCTCTGCAATGTACTTCTCTACTGCAACATGACCAGCATCTGCTTTAACAGCATCCTGCAAAAAGTGAAGATTTGAAGACACAAGGGATTAGGATATGCAACGAGGGATTTGAAGACACGAAAACATACGCCTTCAACATGAGGAGGCTCCTCAGTTGGTTTATAAATTCCAGCACTGCTGATGAACAGAAATTGCTTCGCACCGGAGCTCTTCGCCCAATCTGCCACAGGCCTATAAGTATCCAAATTAAATTAGTATGATCTGTTTAGTTCCCGACTAGCTTCATTTTAAGTTCCGCACAGGGCGCTCAAAATCTCGGGCTGACCCTGACAGCGTATGAACATACAGAAAAAGGCTGCACAAGTTGAAAAATGGGTATTCAAGCATTGAAGAAACAGACCTCACAGTGTCCAAATCTTTGCCATTGTTATCCAACACAACATCAAATGCTGCTCCTTCGAAAATCGTCCCAATTGCCGCGGGTTCTCCCCACACTGTCTTCCCTCCAGCACTTGTAATTTCCTAAAGAGAAACAAAGGAATACATTCAGATCACACAACAATTCCAACgttataaaaaaataaggacACGTTTTGGTTGCTTCTGAAATAGCTAAAACAGCTTTCTGACAATCAAAAGCGCTTCTAATTGTCTTTGGAATGCTACTTCAAGAAGCACTGCCAGATGCTTCTTCAAGAAGCACTTCCAAATTTCCAATGAATATTTTCAGTGTGTTTGTAATGAAATCACTTCTAGGGTCAGTGCTTAATTACTAGAGAAGCAATTCCGAACGAGTCCTGAGATTAATCCCACATCGAAAATCtagaaagaaaaacaatgtGGAGATATTAACTGAGAATCTGGTAAATGGGGGCTTCTTCATCTTGTCCGAGCTTTCTTCACCAACTGTCAAGACTGTGACATCGTAGCCGGAACCGAGAAGCTCTTTGGCAAAGTAGAATCCGATAACCGCATGGCCACCGCTGTTGGTGTTGACTATCAAGacctttttcttctcctccGCACTGGCCTTGATGCTGAAGGAACAATGGTTGGAGCGCCTGGAAGTGGCAGGGTGTGTGAGGAAAGAGTGAGAAGCTGAGAGGGAGGAGGGGAGAGTGGAGAagtgggaggaggaggagagagagaggcgggggagaggggagagagacgGCGGAGAGAGGTTGGAGGGTGTGGAGGAGAAGAGCACAGAGGAGAAGGATGAAGCAAGAGTGGCCATCGATGACTACCAGTCTAGTTGCTGATTGTGTGAGAACCAGCAATTTTTAGTAtaagataaaagaaaagaaaaacgaaaaagttctctttttgttttttattttattttaattccttGAGCTCATTAAaatttgagaaatgctaaggaattttttttcaaaagtgtGATTTTTCATGGATTTTCTGTCACATCAtaatttaatgttaattttcgtgttaacattataaaatattgtcaaaaaaaaaaaatgagatagCAAAAAGTCTATAAAAGGTCCCACTTTTGAGTCTATCTCCtttcaaattttagttttggATACACATGGAgatgaaaaaaatagaaaaaataaaggaaaataaaagTGAGAAAAATGATTGCTAATGATAATTAACTTccaaaaatgttagtcaatagCGTAATATTAGGAGTGGCCGCAATTGAAGATAAAATGAGAAAAAATTGGTTAAGGTAGTTTGAATACGTGAACCGAAGACCTACCAATGCTCCAATTTGACAATGCGTTTATGAGACAGAGGCTCAGGACAAAATGGTAGAGGAATACCTAGGAACACTTgaaaagagactctaagaaaagacatgACGTACTTGTAGCTAACGAAAGCCTTGGCACAAAACCGAGTACAATGACATTCTAAAATTTATACGGCCGATCCACTTAATGGGATAAGGCTTTATTGTTAGGGGTgtaatatccacacaccccttattacttctcacacacccttctaattttcggtcgtcggatcaaatgaattgaagaagatcaacagacaaaaattaacaactggtgtgtgagaagtaaaaagaggtgtgtagatagcacacccctattgTTATTGTTGTATGGTGGAAAACCAAAAAACATGTGTACTTATTTAAACTAGAGATGCTATGAGTTGGGAAAGCGAAAAGAGAAATGAGTAtagttcttaattttttttaactagtAGATTATTGATTTTAAAGTGAAACTTACGTGTTTGTTGATTCTAAATGTATTAATAAACATATAAaggttaaaaatttaaataatttagtaCTTATGTTTCAGTAAACACaaaaaaatcaagaacataAAGAATTACAATAACCATTCCATGTAAGTAAAGCAAGAGAAATGCAAGCCCACGAAGTCACTCAAATAATAATACGCATTGCACAATGAGTTTCatatttagagaaaatattaatGATTGTTGAATTGacaaaagatatttaaagagaTAAAGTTGACATTTGATTTGAACAAATCATCTACAATTCACGATTATCTATAAATTCACTCAAGTTAGATCACGCGTTGTGCAATGAGTTCCAAACTTTAAGGTATAATATTACTAGTGTTATATCGACAAACGACATTTAATGAGATGCGACATTTGAAGTGTGTTAAGCTAATGATCTTAAAACACAATGATtggatttaaaataaattgatcAATTACGATTCCATGATCATTCATGAATTTACTCATATTAATTATAACACGCTTTGACTATAACAGTAACAACTACAATATCACGTgtaattatatatttaaaacGAATCAACATACCATTAATGTTATTATCCATCACAGGATGGTCTAGGAGTTGGCGACGAATTTCAGGCCAATATTCCACACGGCATGTCTTGGTTCAATTCCTGACGTTGAATTCCACGATGGTGGTAAGGAAGAGACTGAAATGCTTTCATTTATCTTTCCGATCCGTGAAAAGGTGAATGTCGTGACAAAACCACAAGCTAatctcctttttttatttttttttaatttttaacaatcgatattatctaTTATAAGGGGGAGGGGAAATAAGTTAAGCCTCATAAtaaactagcaataatgtagttcaaattcgtatttgacgagaatcgaacctaaaacctctcacttacaagtgagcTAATTCCTTTTCTaacgaaaaaaatatatataacggTAGCTGATGTTACTGTTACACACAATAATTCTTCTCCACACCCCACACCTCAAAAAAGGCGACGAACTTTGTTAGTGAAGAGATAGGAAAGAAGGGGAAAGCTGTGGTTCAGATCCACTCTGAGTTGAAGGATCTTGAGATCAATAATAATTTGATTGATTGACTATTTTTGTAACGTTGCCGTTCGGCTCCTCTATatataccaaattaaataaaccaATTAAATATCCCACATAATCTCAAGCTCCAGCAAAACCCAAAAGACTAGCCGTTGCTCCCTtctcctctcttctctcccaAAAAATGGCAGCTTCAGTGGACACGCCATCGCCTGCCCACCTCAGCAAGCAATCActcatggcttcttcttctccggttTTCAGCCCCTCCTCCGATAAGCGCTTCTGGAGCTCTCTCCGCAGCCGGATCGATGCGCTTCTCGACGATCGGAACTCCAAAATCCCAATTGCTCAGAACCCACCAAATGCCGATCCGTCTCTGCCAATTCAAACGGTGAGTTCTTGGTTTTACTGTAATTTTTTGGCTATTGTTCAATTGGGGTTTCTGCTGTGGTTGTGGATTTGaatgtttttactttttttttgtaggaAAATAATGGCGGAGAAACAAAACCTGCGAGAGCGAGGAAGGAGGACTCGTTGCTTTTGATGAGAGGGTTCGATTCCATAGCTTACACTTTGTCTCAGCTCTCCAACACTTTGGATAATGCTCTTCAGGTAAAGTTCGATCCCGTCTGCAGCTAAAGATTTGAactttttacaaattttgtcacagtaaaatatatgtatatcagatctgaattgaaagagattaaaTTGGCGATTTTTCAAGGGTACGAACATGTATTAAGTGCGGATGCTTAGAAATGACCCATGTGGTGTATGAGACCGATCAGACGGTGTTGTACACCGCTCAATGTGCCACAATGATGGTATTTTTCGGTGTTCGTATAGTGGAAGAACCCTAAATAGTaatgtttgaaatttgaaatttgcttTTTGATTGCCTGAACTGTAGAAATTAGTCACAACCGATGTGGGATTTCAGCTTATGGGACTACTTTGTTTGCTGTGTTTATATAGGGAGCCAACGATCTAGCTAAGCCACCCACATTGACAGA
Protein-coding regions in this window:
- the LOC126590990 gene encoding chloroplast stem-loop binding protein of 41 kDa a, chloroplastic, translated to MATLASSFSSVLFSSTPSNLSPPSLSPLPRLSLSSSSHFSTLPSSLSASHSFLTHPATSRRSNHCSFSIKASAEEKKKVLIVNTNSGGHAVIGFYFAKELLGSGYDVTVLTVGEESSDKMKKPPFTRFSEITSAGGKTVWGEPAAIGTIFEGAAFDVVLDNNGKDLDTVRPVADWAKSSGAKQFLFISSAGIYKPTEEPPHVEGDAVKADAGHVAVEKYIAEIFGSWAIFRPQYMLGSGNNKDCEEWFFDRIVRDRPVPIPGSGMQLTNISHVRDLSSMLTLAVENPDAASGNIFNIVSERAVTLDGLAKLCAQAAGRPANIVHYDPKAAGVDAKKAFPFRNMHFYAEPRAAKEILGWKSTTNLAEDLKERFEEYLKIGRDKKAIKFELDDKILESLKVPVAV